Part of the Desulfotomaculum sp. genome, GGTAATACGGAGTGTAACAGAGCTAAACGACAAAGCAGACATTATAGCAGTCGCAGATGCCCAGCTTATACCCCTAATGATGTACTCCACCATAATACCAAAAAGCAGCAGACCTTATGCTGATTGGCACATTAATTTTGCAGCCAACAAGCTAGGAATTGCTTATAAAAATGATAGCGCCTATTCGTCGGAAATTAACGCTGATAACTGGTACAGTATAATTTCCAGGCCGGATGTAACTATTGGCCTGGCGGATCCGCGCATTGACGCCATGGGATACCGCACATTGATGTCAATACAGCTTGCAGAGGATTATTACCATGATCAGAGTATATTTGAAAAATGCATCAGTTCTGCTTTTAATCCCCCTATCAGCATCATAAAGAATGGAGACCTTTCGCTGATCAAAGTCCCGGAGATTATTAGTTCAACCAAACAAAAAGTTAAATTAAGAAGCTATAGTATTCAATTAATGGCACTGCTGGAGTCGGGTGATCTGGATTATTCTTTTGAATATGAAAGTGTTGCAAGACAGCGCGGGCTTAAGTTTCTCAGTCTGCCTGAAGGTATCGACCTTAGCAATAGTGATTATGAAAAGCAGTATCAGAAGGTGAAAGTAAGCCTGGATTTCAAAAGATTTGCCTCGGTAGTTCCTGATTTCAAGGGTACACAAATAGTGTATGGGGTAACGATACCAAATAATGTCTCCCATCCGGAGGAAGCAGGCAGATTTATTAAGTTTTTACTTGGCCCAAATGGACGGCGTATATTCAGTCAATGTCACCAGACGTTTTTAGTGAATCCGGAATGTGACAATTTCCTTGCCCTGCCCGAAGATCTGATGCCATATTTCACTTGGAGAAATTGATGAGAGGTTCCGGCCGGATAAAACATATAAGTGTGAAACTTTTTTTCCGGCATGGTTTTGCCTTCTGTTTTATCGTGTTAGGTATCGTTATATTGCTGTTCATATTAGTCCCCTTGCTTAAGATGGTCTTTCTTTCTGACAAGAGAGCATTATGGCTGGCTTTTTTTGACACTGAAACAATGCAGTCTGTCCTGCTCACGATATACGCCGCCCTGATTGCGTCGGTGATTGGTTTTATTTTAGGGGCGCCGCTTGCTTACCTGCTTGCCCGTTATGACTTTCCCTTCAAGAGCATCCTGGAGGGTTTAATTGATCTCCCAATAGTAGTGCCGCATTCGGCTGCCGGCATTGCTCTTTTATTTGTTTTCGGGGGTAATTTTCTTGTCGGAAGATGGTTTAATCAAATCGGACTGCAGTTTGTCGATTCCTTAGCCGGTATAGTTATCGCCATGCTTTTTGTAAGCGTGCCTATCCTTATAAATTCGGCCAAGGAAAGTTTTCGGAAAGTGGACGTAAGGCTGGAAAAGGTTGCCCGTACACTCGGGGCTTCCCATTGGCAGACGTTTTTCAGAATTTCGTTTCCGCTTGCCTGGAGAAGTATTCTTGCAGGAAGTTTAATTATGTGGGCACGCGGAATGAGTGAATTTGGCGCAGTAGTTATTCTTACTTATCACCCTATGACAGCCCCTGTTTTGATTTATGAACGGTTTGAGGCTTACGGATTAACCCAGGCG contains:
- a CDS encoding tungstate ABC transporter substrate-binding protein WtpA — translated: MGAKSMNTRKWLYSLLILIIALETAGCSLSGPVRERNKVNLKVIIAGSLLVPFQALEKEFERANPDIDVLLEGHGSVQVIRSVTELNDKADIIAVADAQLIPLMMYSTIIPKSSRPYADWHINFAANKLGIAYKNDSAYSSEINADNWYSIISRPDVTIGLADPRIDAMGYRTLMSIQLAEDYYHDQSIFEKCISSAFNPPISIIKNGDLSLIKVPEIISSTKQKVKLRSYSIQLMALLESGDLDYSFEYESVARQRGLKFLSLPEGIDLSNSDYEKQYQKVKVSLDFKRFASVVPDFKGTQIVYGVTIPNNVSHPEEAGRFIKFLLGPNGRRIFSQCHQTFLVNPECDNFLALPEDLMPYFTWRN
- a CDS encoding molybdenum ABC transporter permease translates to MRGSGRIKHISVKLFFRHGFAFCFIVLGIVILLFILVPLLKMVFLSDKRALWLAFFDTETMQSVLLTIYAALIASVIGFILGAPLAYLLARYDFPFKSILEGLIDLPIVVPHSAAGIALLFVFGGNFLVGRWFNQIGLQFVDSLAGIVIAMLFVSVPILINSAKESFRKVDVRLEKVARTLGASHWQTFFRISFPLAWRSILAGSLIMWARGMSEFGAVVILTYHPMTAPVLIYERFEAYGLTQAAPVATIMIIISAFVFISIQALLRRREDND